A region from the Dendropsophus ebraccatus isolate aDenEbr1 chromosome 1, aDenEbr1.pat, whole genome shotgun sequence genome encodes:
- the INTS13 gene encoding integrator complex subunit 13 isoform X2 translates to MKVFSESHKTVFVVDHCPYMAESCRQHVEFDMLTKNRTQGIIPLAPISKSLWTCAVEASMEYCRIMYDIFPFKKLVNFIVSDSCSRILNSWTQEDQNLQELMAALAAIGPPNPRADPECCSILHGLVAAVEVLCKITDYQHEARTTLIENAERVANRGRIICLTNAKSDSHVQMLEDCVSETIHEHNKLAAGSDQLMPIQKCELVLIHTYPVGDDSLVSDRPKKELSSVLTSEVHSVRAGRHLATKLNQLVQLHFDLASTTITNIPMKEEQHANTSANYDVELLHHKEAHLEFIRSGDGHVGNSREPTLKDTVTLKWCTPRTNSVELHYCTGAFRISPVDVNSRPSSCLTNFLLNGRSVLLEQPRKSGSKVISHMLSSHGGEIFLHVLSSSRSILEDPPSISEGCGGRVTDYRITDFGEFMRENRLMPFLESRYKLDGTVEIPLERAMSQLERHTRYWPMIISQTTIFNMQAVVPLASVIVKETLTEDDVLNCQKTIYNLVDMERKNDPLPISTAGTRGKGPKRDEQYRIMWNELETLVRAHINGSEKHQRVMECLQACRSKPPEEEEQRKKRGRKREDKEEKSDKGAKEYDHDKKWSESERMKSSIDRDKEELMETEVIKDSPDSPEPPNKKPHIAVEDVAPVEKSKGPMSLLSLWSNRINTANSRKHQEFIGRLNSVNNKAELYQHLKEENGSEAIENGKTGRQ, encoded by the exons ATGAAGGTGTTTTCGGAGTCTCACAAGACGGTGTTTGTGGTGGACCACTGCCCGTACATGGCCGAGTCCTGCCGCCAGCACGTGGAGTTCGATATGTTGACGAAGAACCGCACCCAGGGCATCATCCCGCTGGCCCCCATTTCCAAATCCCTGTGGACGTGCGCCGTGGAGGCGTCTATGGAATATTGCCGGATCATGTACGATATCTTCCCATTCAAGAAGCTG GTTAATTTTATAGTCAGCGATTCCTGCTCCCGGATACTGAACTCATGGACCCAGGAGGATCAGAACCTGCAGGAG TTAATGGCGGCCTTAGCTGCTATCGGACCCCCGAACCCCCGTGCAGACCCCGAGTGTTGCAGCATCCTGCATGGCCTGGTGGCTGCGGTGGAAGTTTTGTGTAAGATCACAGATTATCAGCACGAGGCGCGGACGACGCTGATAGAGAATGCGGAGCGGGTGGCGAACAGAGGGAGGATCATCTGCCTGACCAATGCCAAGAG TGACAGTCACGTCCAGATGCTGGAGGATTGTGTCAGCGAGACGATACATGAACACAACAAGCTGGCGGCCGGATCGGACCA ACTCATGCCGATCCAGAAATGTGAGCTGGTGCTAATACACACCTATCCGGTCGGGGACGACAGCCTCGTGTCAGATCGGCCTAAGAAGGAG CTTTCCTCGGTTCTGACCAGCGAGGTCCACAGCGTCCGCGCCGGCCGACATCTCGCCACCAAACTAAACCAGCTGGTCCAGCTCCACTTCGACCTGGCGTCGACCACCATCACCAACATCCCCATGAAG GAAGAACAACACGCCAACACCTCCGCCAACTACGACGTGGAGCTGCTGCACCACAAGGAGGCGCACTTAGAGTTTATTAGAAGTG GAGACGGCCACGTTGGTAACAGCCGAGAGCCCACTCTTAAAGACACAGTCACCTTAAAATGGTGCACGCCGAGGACGAATAGCGTGG AGTTGCATTACTGCACCGGGGCGTTCCGGATCTCCCCTGTAGACGTGAACAGCCGGCCGTCGTCCTGCCTCACTAACTTCCTGCTGAACG GGCGTTCGGTCCTTTTGGAACAGCCGCGGAAATCGGGGTCCAAAGTGATCAGTCACATGCTGAGCAGTCACGGGGGCGAGATCTTCCTGCACGTCCTGAGCAGCTCCCGCTCCATCCTGGAGGATCCGCCGTCCATCAGCGAGGGCTGCGGGGGGAGAGTCACCGACTACAGGATTACC GACTTTGGGGAGTTCATGAGAGAGAACCGCCTGATGCCTTTCCTGGAGAGCCGCTATAAGCTGGACGGCACGGTGGAGATACCGCTGGAGCGGGCCATGAGCCAGCTGGAGAGGCATACCCGCTACTGGCCCATGATCATCTCCCAGACCACCATATTCAACATGCAGGCC GTGGTGCCGCTCGCCAGCGTCATCGTGAAGGAGACCCTGACCGAGGACGACGTGCTGAACTGTCAGAAAACCATCTACAATCTGGTGGACATGGAGCGAAAGAACGACCCCCTCCCCATATCTACTGCCGGGACCAGGGGGAAGGGGCCCAAGAG GGATGAGCAGTACCGGATAATGTGGAATGAGCTGGAGACGCTGGTCCGGGCGCATATTAACGGCTCGGAGAAGCACCAGCGGGTGATGGAGTGTCTGCAGGCGTGCCGCAGTAAGCCccccgaggaggaggagcagcgcaAGAAACGGGGCCGAAAGAGAGAAGACAAAGAGGAGAAGTCTGACAAAGGGGCCAAGGAGTACGACCATGACAAGAAGTGGTCAGAGTCCGAGCG GATGAAGTCATCAATAGACCGAGATAAAGAGGAGCTGATGGAGACCGAGGTGATCAAGGACTCCCCCGATTCCCCGGAGCCCCCCAACAAGAAACCTCACATCGCGGTGGAGGATGTGGCCCCGGTAGAGAAGTCCAAAG GCCCCATGTCTCTGCTGTCTCTATGGAGCAACAGAATAAACACCGCAAATTCCAGGAAACACCAGGAGTTTATCGGGCGTCTGAACTCCGTCAATAACAAGGCGGAGTTATACCAGCACCTTAAGGAGGAGAACGG ATCTGAAGCCATCGAGAACGGGAAGACGGGCCGACAGTGA
- the INTS13 gene encoding integrator complex subunit 13 isoform X1 — MKVFSESHKTVFVVDHCPYMAESCRQHVEFDMLTKNRTQGIIPLAPISKSLWTCAVEASMEYCRIMYDIFPFKKLVNFIVSDSCSRILNSWTQEDQNLQELMAALAAIGPPNPRADPECCSILHGLVAAVEVLCKITDYQHEARTTLIENAERVANRGRIICLTNAKSDSHVQMLEDCVSETIHEHNKLAAGSDQLMPIQKCELVLIHTYPVGDDSLVSDRPKKELSSVLTSEVHSVRAGRHLATKLNQLVQLHFDLASTTITNIPMKPTISVCDQEEQHANTSANYDVELLHHKEAHLEFIRSGDGHVGNSREPTLKDTVTLKWCTPRTNSVELHYCTGAFRISPVDVNSRPSSCLTNFLLNGRSVLLEQPRKSGSKVISHMLSSHGGEIFLHVLSSSRSILEDPPSISEGCGGRVTDYRITDFGEFMRENRLMPFLESRYKLDGTVEIPLERAMSQLERHTRYWPMIISQTTIFNMQAVVPLASVIVKETLTEDDVLNCQKTIYNLVDMERKNDPLPISTAGTRGKGPKRDEQYRIMWNELETLVRAHINGSEKHQRVMECLQACRSKPPEEEEQRKKRGRKREDKEEKSDKGAKEYDHDKKWSESERMKSSIDRDKEELMETEVIKDSPDSPEPPNKKPHIAVEDVAPVEKSKGPMSLLSLWSNRINTANSRKHQEFIGRLNSVNNKAELYQHLKEENGSEAIENGKTGRQ, encoded by the exons ATGAAGGTGTTTTCGGAGTCTCACAAGACGGTGTTTGTGGTGGACCACTGCCCGTACATGGCCGAGTCCTGCCGCCAGCACGTGGAGTTCGATATGTTGACGAAGAACCGCACCCAGGGCATCATCCCGCTGGCCCCCATTTCCAAATCCCTGTGGACGTGCGCCGTGGAGGCGTCTATGGAATATTGCCGGATCATGTACGATATCTTCCCATTCAAGAAGCTG GTTAATTTTATAGTCAGCGATTCCTGCTCCCGGATACTGAACTCATGGACCCAGGAGGATCAGAACCTGCAGGAG TTAATGGCGGCCTTAGCTGCTATCGGACCCCCGAACCCCCGTGCAGACCCCGAGTGTTGCAGCATCCTGCATGGCCTGGTGGCTGCGGTGGAAGTTTTGTGTAAGATCACAGATTATCAGCACGAGGCGCGGACGACGCTGATAGAGAATGCGGAGCGGGTGGCGAACAGAGGGAGGATCATCTGCCTGACCAATGCCAAGAG TGACAGTCACGTCCAGATGCTGGAGGATTGTGTCAGCGAGACGATACATGAACACAACAAGCTGGCGGCCGGATCGGACCA ACTCATGCCGATCCAGAAATGTGAGCTGGTGCTAATACACACCTATCCGGTCGGGGACGACAGCCTCGTGTCAGATCGGCCTAAGAAGGAG CTTTCCTCGGTTCTGACCAGCGAGGTCCACAGCGTCCGCGCCGGCCGACATCTCGCCACCAAACTAAACCAGCTGGTCCAGCTCCACTTCGACCTGGCGTCGACCACCATCACCAACATCCCCATGAAG CCCACAATCAGTGTCTGTGATCAG GAAGAACAACACGCCAACACCTCCGCCAACTACGACGTGGAGCTGCTGCACCACAAGGAGGCGCACTTAGAGTTTATTAGAAGTG GAGACGGCCACGTTGGTAACAGCCGAGAGCCCACTCTTAAAGACACAGTCACCTTAAAATGGTGCACGCCGAGGACGAATAGCGTGG AGTTGCATTACTGCACCGGGGCGTTCCGGATCTCCCCTGTAGACGTGAACAGCCGGCCGTCGTCCTGCCTCACTAACTTCCTGCTGAACG GGCGTTCGGTCCTTTTGGAACAGCCGCGGAAATCGGGGTCCAAAGTGATCAGTCACATGCTGAGCAGTCACGGGGGCGAGATCTTCCTGCACGTCCTGAGCAGCTCCCGCTCCATCCTGGAGGATCCGCCGTCCATCAGCGAGGGCTGCGGGGGGAGAGTCACCGACTACAGGATTACC GACTTTGGGGAGTTCATGAGAGAGAACCGCCTGATGCCTTTCCTGGAGAGCCGCTATAAGCTGGACGGCACGGTGGAGATACCGCTGGAGCGGGCCATGAGCCAGCTGGAGAGGCATACCCGCTACTGGCCCATGATCATCTCCCAGACCACCATATTCAACATGCAGGCC GTGGTGCCGCTCGCCAGCGTCATCGTGAAGGAGACCCTGACCGAGGACGACGTGCTGAACTGTCAGAAAACCATCTACAATCTGGTGGACATGGAGCGAAAGAACGACCCCCTCCCCATATCTACTGCCGGGACCAGGGGGAAGGGGCCCAAGAG GGATGAGCAGTACCGGATAATGTGGAATGAGCTGGAGACGCTGGTCCGGGCGCATATTAACGGCTCGGAGAAGCACCAGCGGGTGATGGAGTGTCTGCAGGCGTGCCGCAGTAAGCCccccgaggaggaggagcagcgcaAGAAACGGGGCCGAAAGAGAGAAGACAAAGAGGAGAAGTCTGACAAAGGGGCCAAGGAGTACGACCATGACAAGAAGTGGTCAGAGTCCGAGCG GATGAAGTCATCAATAGACCGAGATAAAGAGGAGCTGATGGAGACCGAGGTGATCAAGGACTCCCCCGATTCCCCGGAGCCCCCCAACAAGAAACCTCACATCGCGGTGGAGGATGTGGCCCCGGTAGAGAAGTCCAAAG GCCCCATGTCTCTGCTGTCTCTATGGAGCAACAGAATAAACACCGCAAATTCCAGGAAACACCAGGAGTTTATCGGGCGTCTGAACTCCGTCAATAACAAGGCGGAGTTATACCAGCACCTTAAGGAGGAGAACGG ATCTGAAGCCATCGAGAACGGGAAGACGGGCCGACAGTGA